The following nucleotide sequence is from Melioribacteraceae bacterium.
CTGTTGTAATGGCATCTCTTTTAATATTAGTTTTTGATATGGTTCTTGTAAAAATTACGATGTGGATATGGCCGACGCTAGGTTAATACGAATCGAAAATCTTACTAAAGGATTTAACGGAAATATTATTCTTGATGATATTTCATTATACGTTGATCGAGGTGAAAACTTTGTCGTCTTCGGACAAAGCGGAACCGGGAAAAGTGTTTTGTTGAAATGCATTATTGGATTATTAAAACCAGAAACCGGGAAGATTTTTATCAACGATAAGAATGTAATCGAGCTAAAAAAGAAAGAACTTAATAAGATTCGAAAAAATATTGGATTCTTATTTCAAGGGGCAGCACTTTATGATTCTATGACTGTACGTGAGAATTTAGAATTTCCGCTTAAGAAGAATTTTGATTTTACTCAAAAAGAAATTGATGAAAAAGTAAAAACTGCTCTCGATCATGTTTCGTTAGAAGAAGCAATTGATAAAATGCCATCGGAATTATCAGGCGGGATGAAAAAAAGAATTGGTCTAGCTCGTTCAATTATAACTGAACCCGAACTCATGTTATATGATGAGCCGACAACCGGACTTGATCCGATTACTTCTAAAGAAATAAGTGAACTAATATTAACTTTGCAAAAAAGATTAAACATGACCTCCATCGTTGTAACTCATGATTTAATTTGCGCTAATATAATTGCAGATCGTGCGATATTTTTACGTGATTCAAAAATATCATACGAAGGGACAATACCGGAACTAATTAATTCCGACGATAAATTTTTAAGAAACTTTTTTAGTACCGAAATAATTAATGAATAAAAGGGGTAGAAAATGTTAAAGCATCTTGAGGGCGCTAGGCTCGGTTTGTTTGTCTTTCTCGGAACGGTGCTAATTATCATTGCTATTTTATTTATCGGAAATAAAGATTCTTTATTTACGGAAACTATAACTATCCGTACCAATTTTAGTGAAGTAGAAGGACTTAAAACCGGAGCCCCCGTTAGATTAAGCGGTTATGATATTGGTAGCGTAAAAGATATATCACTCGCCCCGGAAAAAGCAGGCAGAGTTATCGTTACAATGAGAATCGAAGAGAGAGTTAGAAATTTTGTTAGACTTGATAGTCGTGCTTCAATAGCAACTGAAGGTCTGGTAGGAAAGAAGATTGTATCCATTTCCCCCGGTTCTCCTGATCTTGAAATAGTAGCTGATGGTGGATTTATCGAATCAATTGACCCTGTAAATATTTCGGAAATTATAACAGAGAGTCGTGGAGTTATAACCAGCCTCAGGGAAATGACCGCAAATTTTGCGGAACTAACTTCGAAAGTGAATACCGGACAAGGAACGGTTGGAAAGATTTTTAATGATGATGAACTTTATTATGCTGCTGTTGATTTAACTCAATCTGCCGATAAAAGTCTGGAAAATATTACAACAACATTGAATGAAATTACCGATTACATTGTTGAACTTGGAAAAGGTGTGAACGATGTAATGCATAATGTTGATTCAACAATAGTAAATATTAAAGAACTAACCGCAAAACTTAACCGTGGAGAAGGTGCGCTTGGCGCTCTTCTAGCCGATGAATCTGTTTATGATTCTGTTAAAACTGTCATTGCTAATCTTGTTCAAACGTCAGAGTTTGCAAGTTCCGGAGCTTCAAAATTTGCTGAGAATATGGAGGCGCTAAAACGAAACTGGTTATTCAAATCATACTTTGAAGAACGCGGTTACTGGGACCAAGTTGAATATCAAGCAGAAATTGACAATAAATTAAAAAAGCTGTTTCAAGAACAAAATAAACTTGATGAAAAAATCGAAGAGCTGAAAAAACTCCAAGAAGAATTAACTGAAATACAGAAAAATTGATACTCTCGGCGAGACTATTCAATGAATTGTCTCGCTTTTGCTATTTTAGTCGTTACTTCTACTTACCTACTTCCGACTAATACAATATCATCCTCACTACTAACTTTTTTCTTCTGAATTCTGCTTTAACAATCTCACAAAATTTTGTTATAATAGAATTTTAAACTTTACGACTTGCTCAAAAAATGACAAAATTCCAACCGAAATATTCTAAAGATAAAATTATTGTTAAAGGCGCTCGCCAACACAATTTAAAGAACATTGATCTTGAACTTCCGAGAAATAAATTAATTGTATTTACCGGTGTCAGCGGTTCGGGTAAATCATCTCTTGTTTTCGATACGATTTATGCAGAGGGACAGCGTCGATATGTAGAAAGCTTATCATCGTATGCACGGCAATTTTTAGAACGCATGAGCAAACCGGATGTTGATTTCATTTATGGAATAAGTCCGGCTGTAGCAATTGAACAAAAACAAGGCGCAAGAAATCCTCGTTCAACAGTTGCGACCAGCACAGAAGTTTACGATTATCTTCGATTACTTTTTGCAAGAATCGGGAAAACAATCTGCTTCAGTTGCGGGAAAGTTGTAACAAAAGACTCAACTACAACGGTTGTAAAATGGATTGAAGATCAACCCGAAGGCGGTAAATATTATCTGGTTTATCCTCCGCATCTTCACGAAGGAAGAAAAATAAAAGATGAAATTGAACTTCTTAAACGAAAAGGTTTCTTCAGAATATTTTATAAAGATAGAATTTATGATCTAAACGATGAAGAATTAAAAGCGAAATCAATGGAGAACTTATTTGTTGTGATTGACAGATTCAAATCCAGCAAAGAAGGTATTCGTTCAAAGTTATCCGATTCGATCGAAACAACATTTAAACAAGGTGAAGATCGATTAACAATTATAAATGCGGACACAAATGAGATAAAAAGTTTTACCAAATTTTACGAATGCTGTGGAATACGATACGAAGAACCCGAACCGAGATTCTTTTCATTCAATAATCCGTTTGGAGCTTGTCCCGTCTGCCAAGGATTTGGCCGTACTATGGATTACGATATGAATTTAATTGTACCTAATCCAAAACTTACATTAGCTGAAGGAGCAATTGCACCTTGGCGAAGTGTAAAATACAGCAAACATTTACGTGATCTTATTCGAGGTTCAAAAGAAAACGGTATACCAATTAATGTGCCTTTTGAAAAATTATCCGAAGAACAATTGAAAAAAGTTCACGGAGGTTTTAAAGAATTTATTGGCATCGACGGCTTCTTTGAAAAATTAGAAAAGAAAACTTACAAGATGCACATCAGAATATTACTGAGTAAATACAGAGGTTATAATACATGCAAAGCTTGTAAAGGATCGAGATTAAGGAGAGAAGCTCTGCAAGTTAAAATTGACGATCATTCATTAAGCGACATTATTAAAATGTCTATCGAACGTGCTTATAAATTTTTTGAGATTTTACAATTAACCGAGTATGAAGAACAAGTCGCTGATAGAATCCTAAAGGAAATAAGAAAACGTTTATCTTTTCTAAACAATGTCGGATTAGGTTATCTAACATTAGACAGACTCAGCAGCACACTTTCCGGTGGTGAAACTCAGAGAATTAATTTGGCTACATCTTTGGGTTCGGCATTGATCGGAACCTTGTATGTTCTGGATGAACCGACAATCGGTTTGCATCCGAGAGATAACACGAGGCTAATTAATATTTTGAAATCACTTCGCGATATCGGCAATACGGTTCTTGTCGTTGAACATGATTCAGAAATGATGGAAGAAGCTGATTTAATCGTTGACATGGGACCAAAAGCCGGAATTAAAGGTGGAGAGATAGTTGCTATAGGTACTCATGATGAACTGATGAACAATCCAAATTCGTTAACCGGTAATTATCTTTCTAAAAAGAAATCAATTCCTTTACCAAGTATTCGTAATTTGAATGAAACCCCGGTAATCAAAATAAGAGGCGCAAGAGAAAACAATCTAAAAAATGTTGATATAGACATTCCCCTAAAGAAATTTGTTGTGGTTACCGGTGTCAGCGGCTCCGGCAAAAGTACTTTGGTTCATGATATACTTTACGGCGGTATCGCAAAAATGCTTGGACAAAATCCACCCAAGATCGGTAAGTATGATTCTATTGAAGGAACAAAATTTATTGATGAAATTGAAATAGTTGATCAATCACCAATAGGTAAAACACCAAGATCAAATCCCATTAGTTATGTAAAAGGATTCGAACACATCAGAGAATTATTTGCAAACACACCTCAAGCTCGTGCACGTGGATATAAACCCGGTTATTTTTCATTTAATGTTCCCGGCGGAAGATGCGAAACTTGTTCCGGTGAAGGTTATGTGAAAATCGAAATGCAATTTCTCGCTGATTTGTATTTAGAGTGTGATGATTGCAAAGGTACACGCTATAAAAAAGAAACAAGAGAAGTAACTTATAAAGGTAAAAATATTGTCGATGTTCTTAATATGACAGTCACCGAAGCATTAGAGTTTTTCACTAACAACAATAAAATAGCTCAATATCTTCAAGTGTTGGAAGATGTCGGATTAGGATACATTAAACTCGGGCAACCTTCAAACACACTTTCCGGTGGTGAAGCACAAAGAATTAAACTCGCACTACATTTATCAGCTCAAAAGAAAAATAGACACACACTTTTCATTTTTGATGAACCTACGACCGGTTTACATTTTGATGACATTTCGAAACTTTTAAGCTGCTTCCAAATGTTAATTAAAAACCAGAACTCGGTTTTGATAATTGAACATAACTTAGATATAATAAAAAATGCGGATCATGTTATAGATCTTGGTCCCGATGCGGGAGATAAAGGAGGGAATGTCGTTGCATTTGGAACTCCCGAAGAAATAGTAAAAGTGAAAAACTCATTTACCGGACAATATCTAAAAAAAGTTTTGTAGAATAAATGGAGATAAATAATGGCTAATTATTGGTTAATTAAATCCGAACCTGATGTTTACTCAATTGATGATTTAGAAAAAGACAAAAAAACATATTGGGATGGTGTAAGAAATTATCAAGCGAGAAATTTTATGCGCGATGAAATGAAAAAAGGTGATCAAGTAATTTTTTATCACAGCAACACCGAACCACCCGCTGCGGTTGGAATTTGTGAAGTTGTAAAAGAAGGTTATCCCGATTTCACTGCCTTTGATCCCGATGATAAACACTACGATCCTAAAAGTAAAGAAGATAACCCGACGTGGATTATGGTCGATGTTAAATTTGTTAAGAAGTTTAACAAACCGGTTCCAATCCCAGATATGAAAGAAAATGCTAAATTGAAAAATATGAAACTAGTTCAACGCGGAAATCGTTTATCCGTTATGCCGCTTACAAAAACTGAGTTTGATGAAATTGTAAAGATGGGAAATTAAATAAGGTTTGCTTTGCGTCTCCGCGTCCTAGCGGTGAAATAGATTAACCGCAAAGTCGCTAAGGGGCAAAGATATATAATGAACATAAAAAGAATAAAACAACAAAAAGAAGCAGCCCATGCAAGCGGTCCCGTCATTTATTGGATGCAGCGCGATCAACGTGTTAAAGATAATTGGGCTTTGCAGTTTGCGATTGAAAAAGCGAAAGAATTAAATCAACTTGTAGTCGTTGCATTTTGTCTTGTCCCAACTTTTCTTGATGCTACAATTCGTCAATATGGATTTATGCTTTCCGGGTTGAAAGAAGTAGAAGAATCATTAATAAAATTAAACATTGCATTTTATTTATTAACCGGAGATCCCGGTGAAGAAATTCCAAAATTATCAAAACACTTAAATGCTTCTGCTGTAGTTTCCGATTTCAATCCACTTAGATTAATTCGTAAATGGAAAAAAGATGTAATTGAAAATATTGATATCCCCTTCTATACTGTTGATGCCCACAACATAGTTCCCGTTTGGGAAGCTTCGAACAAACAAGAATTCGGAGCTTATACAATTCGTCCAAAAATAAAGAAACAATTAGATGAATATCTAGATGAGTTTCCGACACTTGCAAAACAAAAATCACATAACCTAAAAAGTGAAAAGATCGATTGGGAAAAAGCTCACAAAACATTAAAGATAAATTTTGATGTAAAAGAAGTCGATTGGATACAACCGGGTGAAAGTAATGCGTTAAAAATGTTGAATTCATTTTTAAATGAGCGTTTTACAAACTTCAGCGAAAAAAGAAATGACCCGAATGAAAATGTCTTATCAAATCTTTCACCATATCTTCACTTCGGACAAATTTCAGCACAAAGAATTGTAAAGGAAACACTGCAAGTTAAAGGTGAGGAAATAAATAAAGAATCATTTCTTGAAGAGCTCATTGTAAGAAGAGAACTATCTGATAATTTTTGCTTTTATAACAAGAACTATGATTCGTTTGATGGATTCCCGGAATGGGCAAAGAAAACATTGAATGAGCATAGAAATGATAAAAGAGAATTCACATATAAATTAGAGCAATTTGAAAATGCTGAGACACATGACGAACTTTGGAATGCGGCACAAATTGAAATGGTAACTACCGGTAAAATGCATGGCTATATGCGAATGTATTGGGCTAAGAAAATTCTTGAGTGGACTGAAACACCCGAAGAAGCATTAGAGTTTTCGATTTATTTAAATGATAAATACGAACTTGACGGCAGAGACCCAAATGGTTATGTCGGATGTGCTTGGTCAATCGGTGGTGTACACGATAGAGCCTGGACTGAAAGACCTGTCTTCGGAAAGATCAGATTCATGAATTACAATGGCTGCAAGCGCAAGTTTGATGTGAAAAAGTATATAGAAAGATTTATCTAAATTTATTCTTCCTCCTAACAATGGGGCTAAAGCCCTTTTTCCATTCTTTGCTTTCATCCGTCCGCTAAAGCGGACGGCAATGAATGAAATATTTTGATCTTTCTTGCCGTTGGCTTCAGCCAACGGATTAATGTGTAACAAAAAAACATCTGGGCTTTAGCCCAATTAAAACTTTCCGGTAAGAAAGATTGTTGTGAAAAATAATATTGTAGGATTCATCAAATTTTTCCTTTGCGTCTCTGCGTCTTTGCGGTGAATCAATGAAAAACATCCGCTGAGACGCCAAGACGCAAAGTTCTCTATTCAACATAAACCGCAGTACCATAAACCAAAATTTCTGCTGCGTTTGCCATTAAGTAACTTGTTGAAAATCTGCAATCAACAATTGCATTAGCGCCGAGTGCTTTGGCTTCTTCGGTCATTCTATCAAGAGATTGATCTCTCGACTCAGCCAACAACTTTGTGTATTCTTGAATTTCGCCGCCGAATATATTTTTAAATAATGCTAAAATATCTTTACCTATATGTCTTGCACGAATCGTATTCCCTCTTACAATCCCGAATGTTTTTTTAATTTCTTTACCGGCAATTTGAGATGAACTTGTAATTATCATCTTTGTATCTCCTTATATTTATCAACTTTGTTGGTTGCGATTTTCTCTCTGATAAGCGAGAAGATTAGTATCGCAATTCCGATTACAAATACTATTATTGAAATTTTTAAAAACATCGGGATATCGGTTTCAGCTAATAAATTCTGAATTGCTTCAATGATTCCGTAAGCGGCGATGACTATCGCAGAAATGGAAATTAAAATCCATGCAATACCACGTTCAATCTTGTTGTAAATACTTAACCAGTAACCATCCCAAAATTCTTTGCCGGGATTTTTTAATGACATATTCATCAGCACCCCCTTAATTCTTTTTTGTTCTTCGAACTCATTTTTAATAGAAGAATTTTCATTAATCATTTTTTCAAACTCTTTTTTTTCGCCTGTTGAAAGTTCGCCTTCCAACGCCAGTTCCATCAAATAAATTTCTCGTTCATTCATAATCACTCTTTTATCTTTTCTGCTAATTTCTTTCTTGCATAATGTAGTTTTGACATTACCGAACCGATTGGTATCTCCAGCATTTCGGCAATTTCTTTATAGCTATAATTCTCAAATTCTTTTAGAATAATTATTTCTCTATCCGAATCACTCAAGCTATTCAACGCTGCTGTTATTTTTTGAGCATCTTCATCTCTTTCGATTTCAAATTGAATGCTCTCGCTTGATTCATATTCTATATTATCTATAAACGAGCTGACTTTTCTGTTCTTACTATCGCGGATAAAATTCAGACATAAATTTCTAAGAATCTTATAGTACCAAGTAAAAAAATTTCTTTCCGGATCATAACTCGAAAAACTTTTATAAGCTCTCAAGAATGCTTGCTGTGATAGTTCCATCGCATCATCATGATTAGCAACAATAGCAAGAGCCGAATAATATGCGCGTTTCATATTTGCCTTTGCAAGAGTAGTAAACAAGATTTTATCCGAAGTGTTTTTCAATTTTTTCCGAATTCCTAACAATGATACACTCAATCTAATTATTTATTCAAAATATTTTTATGGATTTTGAACTTCTCATAAATTATTATCATTTTAAGTAGAAAAGAAAGGAATGCCATGTTTAATCGTATAAGTTTACTGATCTCATTACTACTTTTTACAACATTATCATTTGCGCAACTAAGATATGTAGAAGCGTTTCCTAATTTAGAATTTGCCGCCCCGGTTGATATTCAACATGCCGGAGATAATTCAAACCGTTTATTTGTTCTTGAACAAGAGGGACGAATTCGTGTATTTCAAAATGATTCTTTGGTGAATTCCACCGAGGTATTTTTAGATATCAGAGATAAAGTTCTTTACGGCGGCGAGCAAGGATTACTTGGTTTAGCTTTCCATCCAAACTATAGCGAGAACGGATATTTTTATTTGGATTATACAAGAAGCAATCCAAGAAGGACAGTAATTTCAAGATTTCAAGTTTCAGCAAATAATCCTAATCAAGCTGATCCAAACAGTGAATTTGTTTTGTTGGAAGTTGAACAGCCTTACAGTAATCATAACGGTGGACAAATTGTAATTGGTCCGGATGGATATCTATATATCACGTTAGGTGACGGTGGAAGCGGTGGCGATCCGTTAAACAGCGGACAAGATAGAACAACATTGCTTGGAAATATTTTAAGAATTGACGTTGATAATCCGGCTAACGGTTTGAATTACGGAATACCCGATGACAATCCGTTTGTCGGGAATAACGAAGATTGGCGTGAAGAAATTTATGCTTACGGATTAAGAAATGTTTGGCGTTTCAGTTTTGATCCGATTACAAATAAACTTTGGGCTGCCGATGTTGGTCAAAATGCTTACGAAGAAATAAATATTATTGAAAGCGGAAAGAATTATGGTTGGAAAATCATGGAAGGTTTTCATTGTTATGATCCCTCGACAAATTGTGATCAAACCGGTTTAGAGTTACCGGTTTGGGAATATGCTCACAACGATCCTAACGGCGGACAATCAATTACCGGTGGATTTGTTTATAGAGGAAGCAAAGCAAATGAATTATTCGGTGGTTATGTTTATGGTGATTTCATAACCGGAAGAATCTGGGTTTATTTTGAAGGAGAGAATCCTACTAATATGCTGATATTCAATAATACCGGACTTGCAATCTCAACATTTGGAGTTGATCAAAATGATGAACTCTATTTTGCGTCTTTTACAAACGGTAGAATCTATAAATTTCTTGGTGAACCAACCGGCGTTCAAGAAGAAGGTAAATTGAATATCGATTACAAACTAAATCAGAATTACCCAAATCCATTTAATCCCGATACTATGATTTCATTTTATTTTTCCAAGCCGGAAAAGGTTAAGATAGAAATCTTTAATAATCTTGGAGAGAAAGTAGAAGAAGTTTTTAATGGAACTGCTGTAAAAGGAATGAATAGAATAAACTATACTTCGAAAAATTTAGCAAGCGGTGTATATTATTTTAAACTGACCTCAGACAATTTTTCCGATTCGAAGAAGATGGTGCTGATGAAATAAATTATCGTAGAGATTTGATCACGCCTGAGGCGGACAAGTTAATCAAATCTCTACAGATGATAAAAATTTGAAAATATTTTCCGCATGATAACGAGAGTTTTCAATAAACCATTTTCCGGTATCCATCCCTCCGCTCACAACTCCGGCTAGGAAAATTCCTTTAATATTAGTCTCAAATGTTTCGGGATTATAAATTGGTTCGCGCTTTTCGTTTAATTCAATTCCCAAAGATATAAGAAAATCAAAATCTGGATGATAGCCTGTCATAGCAAGTACAAAATCATTTTCAATTGTAAGTTTGCCTTTTGGAGTTTGTATATCAACTTCCATTTCTCTTATTTCAATTAGATGTGAATTGAAGTGAGCTATTATTGATCCTTCATTAATTCTGTTTTCAATATCAGGCTTAACCCAGTATTTAACACCCTCATCAATTTTGTCTTTTTTAATTACCATCGTAACTTCCGAACCGCGGCGATAAGTTTCCAATGCTACATCCACAGCAGAATTACCACCGCCAACAACCATAATTTTTTGATCAATGTATGGATGCGGGTCATCGTAATAATGTTTTACTTTAGGTAATTCTTCACCGGGAATATTTAAATAGTTTGCATAATCAAAAAATCCGGTTGATACAATTACATTTTTAGTTTCGTATTTATTATTATCTGTTGTAATAGTAAAATTATTTTTCTTTCCTTTAACTTCGGTAACTTTTTCATACAGATTAACATTGAGATTCCATGAACTTTTTACTCTGCGGTAATATTCAAGCGCTTCGGTTCTTGTTGGTTTTGGTCCGTGTGATATAAAAGGAACATCTCCAATTTCTAATCGTTCCGAAGTTGAGAAGAAAGTCATATTAGTAGGATAGTTAAAAATTGAATTTACCAAACATCCTTTCTCGATAACAAGGTAATTCAATTTCTTTTTCTCGGCTTCAATTCCGCATGCAAGTCCGATTGGACCGGCACCGATTATTATTGCATCGTATTTCATATAACTCGCATTTATGTGATGACAAGAATAAAAAAACCTCTTACAAGATAACTAATTGCAAGAGGCTTTAATAATCCACTCTAAATAACTATTATCTAATATCCAAAAATTCTTTGGACGGAATGATTGCTACTTTTAATATCTTTGTCCCTATACCCGGCATTTCCAAATGTGCTATATACATCCCACCGGCTACTATTTGATTACTTTCATTTCTTAAATCCCAATCCACATATTTTGTTTGATCATCTTTCTCCATTCTTCTTACTATCTGTCCCGATAACGTAAATATTCTTATCGTGGCTTTCGTCGGTAATCCGATAAACCGTACATAATTTTGATTCGTTATGTTATTTCCTGCAAAGAACGGGTTCGGGAATACACTTATCTCGTCTATCTTTTCCTTCCCGCTTTCGGTGTCATTAAAATTCGGGGCTTCTAATGTTATCTCAAATACATCTCCGTCACTTAGTGGACGGAACGTGGTTATACGTATGATCGTTCCAACTTTAGGTTGTTCTCCTTCGAATACTATATTCCCTACTCTATGCTGCGCACTGAAACTTCTTCCCGAGGTCTCAGGAAATACTTCCGGATATTCTCCATCCGGTTCGTAACAATAGAATCTCTCCCACATATTTGTCGTTTCATCTTTTGTCCATGCGGTATCTCTTAAGGTCTGATCAAATACTTTTATTATCAACCGCTTCGTCTCTTTGCCGTCTCTGCTTATCTGCCATATTTCAAAAGGTAATCTTCCTTTTCCTTTGGGATCATCGTTTCTAAAAAAGAATAACGGCGAATAGCCCGTTGTATAGTACTCGCTTCCTTCTTCGGTAAATCGTATCTCATATGTGTTATAACCGATGTTTTCTGCATAGTTTAGATGACTCTTTTTAGGAAATTGTACGCCCCCTATTCTGAACTTCCATCTGTTTGTTGAATTATAATTGTTCAATAATTTCGTTGGTGTGTCTAAATATCCTTCTTCGTTTCTGATCTCCAAGATTTCTTTTACAGCATGTGTGCGATTAGGATCTATCGCGTTAATTGAATCTTTTCCGAAATCATCAACAAGTAGAAGAAATCCATCATACACATGTTTCTCTTTTAGTTCTGTGTTTAATTTGTAGTTTGTTTTATCCAAAGTGTCATTTTTGGTTTCATTAATTAAATCATACGACAATCCGAAAGTAGCATCGTGAAATTCAACAATATAACTATCCTTTGTTATCGCCGATGGATCAACAATCTTTGTTAATACATTTGCGTCTGTAATTCCTTCAATTTGATTACTATGTATATTCTCATCATGCTTATATATTGAGCTGAAATCAATCTTATGTTTACCGGGAACAATTTTAATTACATCAATCGGACTTATCTTAAACTTTGGAGAACTGAATTGAGAATATGCATAGGCTCTAATTCCGAAATAATATTCTTGTCCGTTTAATAAAGGTTTTCCGGTGAATTCATCTTTATCAATCGAATAAAATCTTGTAATACCTCTATCATTTCCAAAGATAACCGGGACCGTGACACTAACACCGTTTACAATAATATTATCTTCTATAACAGTTACACCATTAGTTTTATCAATAATAGAAACAATTTCAGGATCATTGCCCAATGAGTCAGCATATTGCTCAATTAGGTAGCCTTCAAAAGTATATGTTGTATCCGATAGATTTTGATTTTTCAAAAATGGATCGAACTCATCATAGTTTTCTGCGTTACTTTCCCACCAAAGAGTAAATTTATTGTTTTCAGTGAACTGATAGATCTGCGGTTTTGAAGGATCCGGTATTATAAAAAAATTATTATAATAAGCATTTCTAACTGAATTAACCTTTTCACGTAATTTAATTATCGAATCAATATTGTCTTCCCCTTGTGCAACAACATTTGCGACAACCACTGTTTGAGTATCAAACGGTGCGAAATCGAACGGTCTTAATGCAA
It contains:
- a CDS encoding ABC transporter ATP-binding protein, with protein sequence MADARLIRIENLTKGFNGNIILDDISLYVDRGENFVVFGQSGTGKSVLLKCIIGLLKPETGKIFINDKNVIELKKKELNKIRKNIGFLFQGAALYDSMTVRENLEFPLKKNFDFTQKEIDEKVKTALDHVSLEEAIDKMPSELSGGMKKRIGLARSIITEPELMLYDEPTTGLDPITSKEISELILTLQKRLNMTSIVVTHDLICANIIADRAIFLRDSKISYEGTIPELINSDDKFLRNFFSTEIINE
- a CDS encoding MlaD family protein, encoding MLKHLEGARLGLFVFLGTVLIIIAILFIGNKDSLFTETITIRTNFSEVEGLKTGAPVRLSGYDIGSVKDISLAPEKAGRVIVTMRIEERVRNFVRLDSRASIATEGLVGKKIVSISPGSPDLEIVADGGFIESIDPVNISEIITESRGVITSLREMTANFAELTSKVNTGQGTVGKIFNDDELYYAAVDLTQSADKSLENITTTLNEITDYIVELGKGVNDVMHNVDSTIVNIKELTAKLNRGEGALGALLADESVYDSVKTVIANLVQTSEFASSGASKFAENMEALKRNWLFKSYFEERGYWDQVEYQAEIDNKLKKLFQEQNKLDEKIEELKKLQEELTEIQKN
- the uvrA gene encoding excinuclease ABC subunit UvrA, producing the protein MTKFQPKYSKDKIIVKGARQHNLKNIDLELPRNKLIVFTGVSGSGKSSLVFDTIYAEGQRRYVESLSSYARQFLERMSKPDVDFIYGISPAVAIEQKQGARNPRSTVATSTEVYDYLRLLFARIGKTICFSCGKVVTKDSTTTVVKWIEDQPEGGKYYLVYPPHLHEGRKIKDEIELLKRKGFFRIFYKDRIYDLNDEELKAKSMENLFVVIDRFKSSKEGIRSKLSDSIETTFKQGEDRLTIINADTNEIKSFTKFYECCGIRYEEPEPRFFSFNNPFGACPVCQGFGRTMDYDMNLIVPNPKLTLAEGAIAPWRSVKYSKHLRDLIRGSKENGIPINVPFEKLSEEQLKKVHGGFKEFIGIDGFFEKLEKKTYKMHIRILLSKYRGYNTCKACKGSRLRREALQVKIDDHSLSDIIKMSIERAYKFFEILQLTEYEEQVADRILKEIRKRLSFLNNVGLGYLTLDRLSSTLSGGETQRINLATSLGSALIGTLYVLDEPTIGLHPRDNTRLINILKSLRDIGNTVLVVEHDSEMMEEADLIVDMGPKAGIKGGEIVAIGTHDELMNNPNSLTGNYLSKKKSIPLPSIRNLNETPVIKIRGARENNLKNVDIDIPLKKFVVVTGVSGSGKSTLVHDILYGGIAKMLGQNPPKIGKYDSIEGTKFIDEIEIVDQSPIGKTPRSNPISYVKGFEHIRELFANTPQARARGYKPGYFSFNVPGGRCETCSGEGYVKIEMQFLADLYLECDDCKGTRYKKETREVTYKGKNIVDVLNMTVTEALEFFTNNNKIAQYLQVLEDVGLGYIKLGQPSNTLSGGEAQRIKLALHLSAQKKNRHTLFIFDEPTTGLHFDDISKLLSCFQMLIKNQNSVLIIEHNLDIIKNADHVIDLGPDAGDKGGNVVAFGTPEEIVKVKNSFTGQYLKKVL
- a CDS encoding EVE domain-containing protein, which encodes MANYWLIKSEPDVYSIDDLEKDKKTYWDGVRNYQARNFMRDEMKKGDQVIFYHSNTEPPAAVGICEVVKEGYPDFTAFDPDDKHYDPKSKEDNPTWIMVDVKFVKKFNKPVPIPDMKENAKLKNMKLVQRGNRLSVMPLTKTEFDEIVKMGN
- a CDS encoding deoxyribodipyrimidine photo-lyase, giving the protein MNIKRIKQQKEAAHASGPVIYWMQRDQRVKDNWALQFAIEKAKELNQLVVVAFCLVPTFLDATIRQYGFMLSGLKEVEESLIKLNIAFYLLTGDPGEEIPKLSKHLNASAVVSDFNPLRLIRKWKKDVIENIDIPFYTVDAHNIVPVWEASNKQEFGAYTIRPKIKKQLDEYLDEFPTLAKQKSHNLKSEKIDWEKAHKTLKINFDVKEVDWIQPGESNALKMLNSFLNERFTNFSEKRNDPNENVLSNLSPYLHFGQISAQRIVKETLQVKGEEINKESFLEELIVRRELSDNFCFYNKNYDSFDGFPEWAKKTLNEHRNDKREFTYKLEQFENAETHDELWNAAQIEMVTTGKMHGYMRMYWAKKILEWTETPEEALEFSIYLNDKYELDGRDPNGYVGCAWSIGGVHDRAWTERPVFGKIRFMNYNGCKRKFDVKKYIERFI
- a CDS encoding YbjQ family protein, which codes for MIITSSSQIAGKEIKKTFGIVRGNTIRARHIGKDILALFKNIFGGEIQEYTKLLAESRDQSLDRMTEEAKALGANAIVDCRFSTSYLMANAAEILVYGTAVYVE
- a CDS encoding sigma-70 family RNA polymerase sigma factor produces the protein MKNTSDKILFTTLAKANMKRAYYSALAIVANHDDAMELSQQAFLRAYKSFSSYDPERNFFTWYYKILRNLCLNFIRDSKNRKVSSFIDNIEYESSESIQFEIERDEDAQKITAALNSLSDSDREIIILKEFENYSYKEIAEMLEIPIGSVMSKLHYARKKLAEKIKE